In Haliotis asinina isolate JCU_RB_2024 chromosome 16, JCU_Hal_asi_v2, whole genome shotgun sequence, the following are encoded in one genomic region:
- the LOC137268561 gene encoding SLIT and NTRK-like protein 3, translating into MFHVTVVVCFLLFKSAMPLSQPAGCKYEDGLFTCGFKTSIPLNALGFDPRPQRLVIDDVNGALSESSFKNFFQVNVSAFDPNYSSSLTIICTTGGSAVLILDNSSFPGMGFYQDVRIINCQFNSIPSGAFTNLGTVNLLSFEGGSIDNLDINAFLGVNIKKDTTIPTPRGEFALSNTKLAQGGLSRGVLDPFTEASVLTLNNCRIRVIDFALFSKMKYLSRISLDNNPFTYIGNNIFNGLESLRMISMNNLPWTCSCAALWFLQFAADKKIDLQGDMMCSSPKEYNRRRITTYQAEVCGAVVACPAGLRPMSGICLTWLQILSFSLTFLSFGVIVVCIVFILKNRRDIFWKTPKKTPVKSVDGHRAAPRRVTPYV; encoded by the exons atgtttcacgTAACAGTTGTCGTCTGCTTTCTACTCTTCAAATCAGCCATGCCCCTGAGCCAACCCGCTGGATGTAAATACGAGGACGGGCTGTTCACGTGTGGGTTCAAAACTTCAATTCCCCTTAATGCCCTTGGATTCGACCCACGACCTCAGAGACTAGTTATTGACGATGTGAACGGCGCCCTCTCGGAATCGTCGTTCAAAAACTTCTTTCAAGTAAACGTCTCAGCGTTTGACCCGAACTATTCATCTTCATTAACAATCATCTGCACCACTGGTGGGTCGGCTGTGCTCATTTTGGACAATTCCTCTTTCCCGGGGATGGGTTTTTATCAGGACGTCCGGATCATAAACTGCCAGTTCAACAGCATCCCATCTGGAGCTTTCACGAATCTTGGCACAGTGAATCTGTTAAGTTTCGAAGGCGGTTCCATCGACAACCTCGACATTAACGCGTTTCTTGGTGTGAACATCAAGAAAGATACGACCATCCCGACACCAAGGGGAGAATTCGCCTTGTCTAACACCAAACTTGCACAGGGGGGTTTGAGTCGTGGTGTCCTTGACCCCTTCACGGAGGCCAGCGTTCTGACGTTGAACAATTGTCGTATTCGGGTTATAGATTTCGCGTTGTTCAGCAAGATGAAATATCTGAGCCGTATCAGCTTGGACAACAATCCGTTCACCTATATCGGCAACAACATCTTCAACGGGCTTGAGAGTCTTAGAATGATCAGTATGAACAACCTGCCATGGACGTGTTCCTGTGCGGCGTTGTGGTTCCTGCAGTTTGCCGCCGACAAAAAGATCGACCTCCAGGGTGATATGATGTGTTCATCCCCAAAGGAATACAACC GGAGACGTATAACAACGTACCAGGCCGAGGTATGCGGGGCGGTTGTGGCATGTCCCGCTGGGCTAAGGCCAA TGTCCGGGATTTGTCTCACCTGGTTACAGATCCTCTCCTTCAGCCTCACCTTCCTCTCCTTCGGCGTCATTGTCGTCTGCATCGTCTTCATCCTCAAGAACAGACGCGACATATTCTGGAAGACGCCCAAGAAGACTCCTGTCAAGTCTGTTGACGGGCACCGAGCCGCGCCTAGAAGAGTCACGCCATATGTATAG
- the LOC137268129 gene encoding uncharacterized protein — protein sequence MEKDTDLKVFGADYYITDQSQDRYATSTSSKPSSNRCTKMDMKEQSNSSKSTKVLIQQSTGHPLSATMTSVQHMPQCPKMSTVGTKQPVGNILILNSRGQMTALGKSVLLGNSAQGTTLQMASYLPQSSFSGSLLESNSQQPTSLEVPEPTVSITAQASVQPTITRTVPSTCVSKDMRDKVQIDPSNKQADIHNMYCDDRYPFTSDYYGKVPYTLDIASQLAAAVSKDEITNIFQNCLKSRRPTDSSSDYHITDSSFRFSANDQKETDMSHQEASSFITGTNSWRTPTQGCSEEQAGTTEKIPNVSQETCSESALNMDSEEEDSSGIKVTFSEDLVRKFTDTDSLPAIGIPVSDTISAADGGVILGQDSENMQHSQPSPTLEKTPKEVKEKPAKKEIETSSSFRIGAMEFNTETLYSLIIEEKSETEYLCKNCKEVLPDKERAVMHMDVHHPYRCSVCSRTFGTIGDFREHRKTAHGEVLYCTRCTFSTPLISKLQRHVKTVHNPYESSASKFDNCVCHICGMTFTVWDSAGNHMEEVHGITHIAREGDLRCPICNYLSGSKTSFRNHMKKHAGLYIHCKFEGCKYKSVLSRLVDLHYDRVHLGKRSFPCPFEGCNVRSKKKTELDIHMNISHYKIRKYKCEQCGKGFMAKKHLYVHMRIHSDSKPVQCSFCDYRCRQKSSLNWHMKKRHPDMVEEKEKATYNAVPGVPAFRHLMKPGRKGRKKKKKKQESDSEDHDELDELDEQEEHDERTSSHPSLVDQDNVP from the coding sequence TGTCCAAAAATGTCCACTGTTGGCACAAAGCAACCTGTTGGaaacattttgattttaaaCTCCAGAGGGCAAATGACGGCCTTGGGTAAGAGTGTTTTGTTGGGAAATTCTGCACAAGGGACTACTCTGCAAATGGCTTCTTACCTACCACAGTCTTCATTCTCTGGGAGCCtcttagaatcaaattcacAGCAACCAACAAGTTTAGAGGTTCCTGAACCAACAGTTTCTATAACTGCCCAGGCTAGTGTCCAACCAACAATAACCAGAACAGTTCCTAGCACGTGTGTGTCAAAAGATATGCGTGATAAAGTCCAGATTGATCCTTCAAACAAACAGGCAGACATACACAACATGTACTGTGATGATCGTTACCCCTTCACATCAGATTACTATGGGAAAGTTCCTTACACCTTAGATATAGCTTCACAGTTAGCAGCAGCTGTGTCTAAGGATGAAATTACCAACATCTTTCAGAACTGTTTGAAGTCAAGAAGGCCGACAGACTCATCCTCAGATTATCATATAACAGACTCTAGTTTTAGATTCAGTGCTAATGATCAAAAGGAAACAGATATGTCTCATCAAGAAGCCAGTTCTTTCATAACTGGAACTAATTCATGGAGGACACCTACTCAAGGATGCTCTGAGGAACAAGCTGGAACCACTGAGAAGATTCCCAATGTGTCTCAGGAAACCTGCAGTGAAAGTGCTTTGAATATGGACTCTGAAGAGGAAGACAGCTCGGGAATCAAAGTGACATTTTCAGAAGATCTGGTCAGAAAATTTACTGATACTGACAGCCTACCAGCCATTGGAATTCCTGTTTCTGATACCATCAGTGCTGCTGATGGTGGTGTCATTTTAGGTCAGGATTCTGAGAACATGCAACACAGTCAACCAAGTCCAACTTTGGAGAAGACTCCGAAAGAAGTGAAGGAAAAGCCTGCAAAGAAAGAGATTGAGACATCATCAAGTTTCAGAATTGGTGCCATGGAGTTTAATACTGAGACTCTGTATAGTCTCATCATTGAGGAGAAGTCTGAGACAGAGTATTTGTGTAAGAACTGCAAGGAGGTATTACCAGATAAAGAAAGAGCAGTCATGCACATGGATGTCCATCATCCATACAGGTGCAGTGTATGCAGTAGGACCTTTGGCACCATTGGGGATTTTCGGGAACATCGCAAAACTGCACATGGGGAAGTTCTGTATTGTACAAGGTGTACATTCAGTACACCACTCATTAGTAAACTCCAGCGACATGTGAAAACTGTGCACAATCCGTATGAATCCAGTGCAAGTAAGTTTGACAACTGTGTGTGTcacatctgtgggatgactttCACAGTGTGGGATTCTGCAGGAAACCATATGGAAGAGGTTCATGGTATAACCCACATAGCAAGAGAGGGAGACCTCAGGTGCCCAATTTGTAACTACCTGTCTGGGAGTAAAACATCTTTCCGAAACCACATGAAGAAGCATGCTGGATTGTACATCCACTGCAAGTTTGAAGGCTGTAAGTATAAGTCAGTATTGTCAAGACTTGTTGATCTTCACTATGACAGAGTGCATCTTGGTAAAAGGTCATTCCCTTGCCCTTTTGAAGGTTGTAATGTGAGATCAAAGAAAAAGACTGAACTGGATATTCACATGAACATATCTCATTACAAAATAAGGAAGTACAAGTGTGAACAGTGTGGGAAAGGTTTCATGGCAAAGAAACACCTGTATGTCCATATGAGAATTCATTCAGATTCAAAGCCAGTGCAGTGCAGCTTCTGTGATTATAGATGTCGACAGAAGTCTTCGTTGAACTGGCACATGAAGAAGCGTCATCCTGACATGGTGGAAGAGAAAGAGAAGGCTACATACAATGCTGTGCCTGGTGTTCCCGCCTTCCGTCACCTGATGAAGCCAGGGAGGAAGGGgaggaagaaaaagaagaagaaacagGAAAGTGATAGCGAGGACCATGATGAACTGGATGAGCTGGATGAACAAGAAGAACATGATGAACGGACCAGCTCCCATCCCTCATTGGTGGATCAAGACAATGTCCCATGA